GTCCTCATCGGAACCCCCACCGGGTCCCTGCCCGTTCCCCGCGCCAGCAACAACGGTCGCGTGAATAGCCGTTCGCCTTCGAGTGACGTCCCCGAGCCGGCCGGCGCCCCCGCCCCGAAGCCCACGTCCGCCGCACGCACGCGGCGAACTGGCTGAACATCACTCCGTGAGCCGAATCCTTGGCCTGACAGAGTTGTGCCCAGGGGAGTTAATCGCTATAAACGTTAGCGACAGTCAACCGACGTTCATCAAGCGCCGCGGTTCGCGCGCAACCCGGGTCGTTTCCTGACGGGTGCCGTCGACGTCGGACTCCGTCTTTCCCCCTGGAGGACCGCTCGTGCCCACTCTCCGGTCGGAGCTCGACGTCACCGGCGACGAGTACCTCACCAACCGCACCCACAACCTCGGCATGCTCAAACTGCTCGAGGAGCAGCTGAGCGAGGCCCGGGCCGGCGGCGGCGAGGCGTACATGCGCCGCCACCGCGAGCGGGGTCGCCTCACCTGCCGTGAGCGGATCGACCTGCTCGTCGACCCCGGGTCAGCGTTCCTCGAACTCTCCCCCCTCGCCGCGTGGGGCACCGACTTCAAGGTCGGCGCCAGCGTGGTCACCGGGATCGGGGTCGTCCACGGCGTCGAGTGCCTGCTGATCGCCAACGACGGCACGGTCAAGGGCGGCACGTCCAATCCCTACACGTGGAAGAAGATGCTGCGCGCGCTACACATCGCGCGACTCAACCGGCTCCCCGTCATCAACCTCGTCGAGTCCGGCGGTGCCGACCTCCCCACGCAGGCCGACTTGTTCGTGCCGGCGGGTCAGCTCTTCCGCGACCTCACGCAGCTGTCCGCGATGGGCATCCCCACGGTGGCGCTCGTCTTCGGCAACTCGACCGCCGGCGGGGCGTACGTGCCCGGCATGTGCGACTACAACGTGATGATCGACCAGCAGTCGAAGGTGTTCCTCGGCGGACCGCCGCTGGTCAAGATGGCGACCGGTGAGGTCTCCACGGACGAGGAACTCGGCGGCGCCCGGATGCACTCGACCGTCTCCGGTCTGTCCGACTACCTCGCGACCGACGAGCGCGACGCGATCCGGTTGGGCCGTCAGATCGTCAAGAGCTGGAACTGGACCAAGCTCGGGCCTCGCCCCAAGCCCGTCGTCGACCCGCTGTACGACCCCGCCGAACTGCTCGGCATCGCCTCCGCGGACCTCCGCGTGCCGTTCAGCCCGCAGGAGGTGCTCGCCCGACTGCTCGACGGCTCCGAATTCGAGGAGTACAAGCCCGAGTACGGCACCAGCCTGATCACCGGCTGGGGCACCCTCCACGGGTACCCGGTCGGCATCCTCGCCAACGCCCGCGGCGTCATCTTCAGCGAGGAGGCGGAGAAGGCGACCGAGTTCATCCAGAAGTCGAACCAGGTCGACACTCCCCTGATCTTCCTGCAGAACACGACCGGCTACATCGTCGGCAAGAGCTTCGAGCAGGGCGGCATCATCAAGGACGGCGCGAAGATGATCAACGCCGTCGCGAACAGCGCCGTCCCTCACATCACCGTGATCATGGGCGCCTCCTACGGCGCCGGGAACTACGGCATGTGCGGCCGGGCCTACGACCCGCGCTTCCTCTTCGCCTGGCCGAACTCGCGTACCGCCGTGATGGGACCGCAGCAACTCGCCGGCGTCCTCTCGATCGTCGGCCGCGAGGCCGCGGCCGCCGCGGGCAAGGAGTTCGACGAGGATCGCGACCGCGAGCGCACCGCCGTCATCGAGGCGCAGATCGAGAAGGAGTCGCACGCCTTCTACATGAGCGGCAAGGTCTACGACGACGGGATCATCGACCCGGCCGACACCCGGACCGTCCTCGGCATCTGCCTGTCCGCCGTCCACAACAACGTCGTCGAAGGGCGCCGCGGTTACGGCGTCTTCAGAATGTAGGGGTCGTACGTGCAGAAGATCCTCATCGCCAACCGGGGCGAGATCGCCCGCCGCGTCATCCGCGCGGCCCGCGGGCTCGGCATCCGGACGGCCGTGGTGCACTCCGACGCCGACGCGGACGCGCTGTTCGTCCGCGAGGCCGACGAGTCGGTCCGGCTCGAGGGCACGGCCGCGGCCGACACCTACCTGATGGCCAATCTGATCATCGAGGCCGCGCAGCAGGTCGGCGCCGACGCGGTCCACCCCGGCTACGGCTTCCTCTCCGAGAACGCGGACTTCGCCGAGGCGTGCGTGGCCGCCGGCCTGACCTTCATCGGTCCCCCGCCGGCCGCGATCCGCAGCATGGGCGACAAGGTCACGTCGAAGGAGATCATGGCCGCCTCCGGCGTGCCGACGCTCCAGGGCGTGACCGTCACCGACGGCGAGGGCCAGGACCTGCGGGCGGCGCTGGCGGACATCGGCCTACCGGCCATCGTCAAGGCCTCCGCCGGCGGTGGCGGCCGGGGCATGCGCGTGGTGAACACGGCCGACGAACTGCTCGGCGCGGTCGAGAGCGCACAGCGCGAGGCCAAGGCGGCCTTCGGCGACGGCACCGTGTTCATCGAGCGGTA
The genomic region above belongs to Sporichthya brevicatena and contains:
- a CDS encoding acyl-CoA carboxylase subunit beta, coding for MPTLRSELDVTGDEYLTNRTHNLGMLKLLEEQLSEARAGGGEAYMRRHRERGRLTCRERIDLLVDPGSAFLELSPLAAWGTDFKVGASVVTGIGVVHGVECLLIANDGTVKGGTSNPYTWKKMLRALHIARLNRLPVINLVESGGADLPTQADLFVPAGQLFRDLTQLSAMGIPTVALVFGNSTAGGAYVPGMCDYNVMIDQQSKVFLGGPPLVKMATGEVSTDEELGGARMHSTVSGLSDYLATDERDAIRLGRQIVKSWNWTKLGPRPKPVVDPLYDPAELLGIASADLRVPFSPQEVLARLLDGSEFEEYKPEYGTSLITGWGTLHGYPVGILANARGVIFSEEAEKATEFIQKSNQVDTPLIFLQNTTGYIVGKSFEQGGIIKDGAKMINAVANSAVPHITVIMGASYGAGNYGMCGRAYDPRFLFAWPNSRTAVMGPQQLAGVLSIVGREAAAAAGKEFDEDRDRERTAVIEAQIEKESHAFYMSGKVYDDGIIDPADTRTVLGICLSAVHNNVVEGRRGYGVFRM